TACAAAaccaaatgaaaaataaatatttgtagtTTAATAAACTGGAGACTAGAGTAATCTCAGTCTCCTGTGTAATTTTAAAATTTAGTCTAAACCAACACAAGTTGGTATTTTTTAACTGTGTTAATTATATTAGAAAATATTTCACAAAAACATCAGAGCATATTCAATGACTTTTATCTACATAATACCTGAGGGTGGGACATGTTTATTAAAGTGATACAAAATATGATAACAGGAACAATCTTTATCGTATCAATAAAGTACTGTTAAAGATTAGTTTGTTTCATATTATCTTATTTCACTCCATAAGAAACACTAAAcgtaattttgtaaatattgtcAAGATGCGTTGACATGAAAATGCACGGCAAAAGTTTACAAGTAATTTCGTGATTACGATTGCTTAAGAGTAAATTACAATGTTACAAACAATGTACACTCTTAGACATTACATTTATAAGTATCGTCGAAGTTATATTTACAGCGaagatataatttaaaaaatcattgttatgcgtaaaaatatttaacaaagatTGAACCGCTTATCACAAATTGTACAAaatctttttttatatttacataaTAACAAGTATTGTATACTGTGATGCTAGTTTCATCTAAACATTCTTCAAATACAGTAAGCACATAGATATTGCTATTATATAATACAATGAAAGTATCTATATACTAAACAGTTACACAAAATCGTTATTCCGTAATAAACGTTGttatgaaataattatttcaactTATCTTTTTACAATTCTTTACAACAACATCATTAAAAAACATGTCACATATACGTTGTCATTTGTTCATTTCTTGATACCtataaacttttaatttttatcaaAACTAAAACTTCATTAGAAATATTGCTACCTGAAAAGTAAGATATATTTTCTTCCAATTCAATAATACACTAAATCAATTGTTAAAAGTAAAAATACAGTTTCCATTCCACAGTTGATAACAATTATTAGAAACTATATTAGCTTTAGCGCTTCACATGTATTAAGTTTCGATTGtttgaattattatttgttaacaACGAATTGCAAAAGAATGTTAAAATGTACATTTTTTTGTTACAAGAATTTTTACTTTACTGCAAAAACGGCAATGACGGAAGGATTATAAACTGCAGTCTTCCAGGAAAGGCCACTTGAATAGCATGAAAGTCATCCTCTTAATTCACTCCTTTTTTATTGTTCTACGTAATCTTGTAATACGTTACGAATGTTTTCGCCTGCATTACAATTATGGAAACAAGTTtatacaataaatttaatatatatttttgatgtGTTTTTCATCAGTAAAAAATTTCTCCTTATTTACTTCTAAAATGCCACATTATCTTTTTATCTATTACATATTTACAAAATGTCCTTACAAAGAGTCAACATTAATAACgagatttctttaaaaaaaaaattgtcataaagaacatttgtttttctttcatcAATTTGAACGAAGTACATTTTGCTTCATAAAGCGTCGGCTCTAAAATGAACCATGAAATTTATCTTCGACAGGAAGAGTTAAATGtgagaaagtaaaaattctaggTCCTTTATGGTCAACTATTCGCAATTCTAGGAATAGGAGCAATGTCTCTTTTCGCTCTTGGCACAGCCACGCGAGTAATTTGCttgataataaattaaattactagCATACGAATAAATTCATCAATAACGTGATGATGTAATATACATTGCAAGAATACTAGCAATAATGATCATGATACTTTGTAGCTAAAACAATTCATTCAATGCAATTGTAATGCAACATAAGAAACACTATGCAGCCATTTTTATGGCCACCGGAGTTATTTGGATAATTTGCTGATTACTCTGATCAAGGCACCGTTTTCATCTTTTAGCCTCTGGTTTTCGCATTTTAATTGGTCCATCACCtagaaaaaaaatgtataaactACTTTATGTTATTTCTGAATATACTTCTTACAAAACAATTTACAAAGGCAATGCCATTTTAGAATGGATCAAATAAATGTTGACAAAAttaagaaatgaaaaaaaaaaccataaaaaacgaaagaaaaaggaaaataagCGATTATTATTGCAACTAGAGCTGATAAAATTAAAGCAATGTAACAATTGGGTGCACTAAAACCAAAGGAGCATATAATAAAGTATAACAGGCAGGAATAATTTCAATGCTGtacagaaattttaaagagtatAAAATAGGAtaatgaagaaaaaaaaattcgaatatgtttCACGAATTTCATAAAACCTTTCTTTAAAACTTAAAATGCACTTACGTATCCAATAGTACGTTACACATTTCTTTTTCGTACTTTATTATGAGTATAAAGAAAATGTTGTAcagaaaaaacaaaaaacttAATTCGTAAAAAGTAATTTCTAATGTATACCCTAACAGCTGTGTTTCAGCTATGATATactttctgttttctttttcaatatatttttctataataTCTTCAGGTCTCAGTACATCCTTATACATATAGCACTTACACAATAAATCTATTACAATGCATAAATACACAATAGTGTAATCTTACAAAATATTTCACTGCAAAACTTGTATTACACATAAAATAAAGTGTAATGTAAATTGTATGAATTGGGCATTAAGAAATGAATGTCAGATAATGTATAGTgcaataaaaaacaattttacataGAACATGCTCTTTTAGGAAAAGGGTATAAATCTATTATAATTTTTGAGTATTCTTCTTCAGACATTTTTCCAAACAAATTAGCACTATCATCTTATAGACTTTCAAAATACGTCCAAAATAGAAATTATCTatcaatcattttaaaaaataatgtgtACATGATATGCACACCAATGCTTTCTATTATTTCATAATATTCTAAATTATAAAGTTATactaattaaaaattgcaaatccaATATATAATAAtgtgaaatatataaaaaagataaatcaaattttaaacaaaatttggaCTTTTCAATTGTcgttaaaaattctaaattaagTTCTTTGTTGAAATATTGTGTCTAGAAATAAAGTGCATTATTGGAGGACAGACTGCATTTTTCAAATTGAGGACAGATTTTTAATATGGATACTCCCTGTATTGTTATAAATAACTGAGTTACAAAACATTTTCATCAATTTTATTAATcagtattttcgaaaaaaaattaaaaatgtaagatatttacaaaaatcaataaaaaaagaaaaaaaaacccatAAGTATGTACATTTAATTAGTAGAATGGAGAAAAAAAacgtaattttaaataatcataGCATAATTTCTATTAAAAGACATGTTTTATGCAagctttaaatttttatatgagAAGCTGTTATTATTTTTGAGATGGAACTGTTTTTTAATGACCATAAGTACGCGCAATACATTTTACGAAGCTGTATTGGAAGATAAGTCAGTGAGCGACATCGTTTCAAAGTTTTAATATTGCGATCAGAACGTAAAAATCGTAAGTAATCAATTAattcattaattaattaatattgtACGTGGAGTACGATGTACACTGTTAACGCAGATGCTGTCATTATGTCCTTTACCTATTTAGTAGTATTGGTGAGTTTGGATACGACGCGGGTAAGTGCCCGATTTTCGGCTTTCAATCTCTCATTTTCAGCTTTGAGCTTTTGTAATTGCTGTAAACAGTGAAACGATTAGCCCAAGTTCGCTTGTCTTGTAAAAGTCCCACCAGACAACACTATATAATCTACGCATCATTTGTTATGCTAATAACATAATCTCCGAGTACCGTTCAAATATATGGATAACGAAAACCACACGGAGTATAAATCAAAAGGAAGTACAAAGTGCCAATTAAAACCATTATATTGCATAAACAGTAAGCGTGATTATTTAAGAAAGATACTAAAAAATAAAAGCACCAAGAAATGGCAAATAAAGAAGAAAGCAATGCGTTAAAGCTGCCTATATTTTCTGTACTtctttgttttttcttttttccaaaTTAACCACTCCAGAAATGCTGGCACCTTCCTCTGTATTTAGCCGCAACAATCAAAACGTAatttaaaaacgaaaaaaaaaaaaaaaactgtgacGTGCATTCTATCTAaggaatatataattaaaaagtcGTATTAAATATGATAATACATAGTAATGACAGTTAAGGTACGTTGAATAATAATTGTTTGAATAAAGTACAATTCCTTAATTTAATTGTATTATATATCtctgtaaattttattattaaaataatttataacatgGCAATGAAATAGAAACCTTCGATTCTTACCTTTAATTCTTCTTCCATTTCTGATAGTTTCCTTTCCATTGCTCTCCTTTCCCTTTTCTCAGCTTCggataaaactgttttattttGGGCACTTTGTGCTTTGTCCAATAAATTTCTGGCTTCCTTTAATTGTTCATCTGATCGCCTGAGTTTTTCTTTAAGCCTTTCATTTTCTGTTTGAGATTCTTCATACAACTTTTTATAATCCAATTCACCATTTTCAGATGTTGCAGATTTTATTCTAACTGATAAGGAAGGTGCTTCCGATGATAATGATGATATAGATCCCAGCCTGTTGGATCTCCCGGACCGATCATTTCCACTCtataaaacgaaaataaacaATGGCAATGTGAAAATGcgagttaaaatattttcataatattCTCTCGTTAATGACAATATTAAAAGGTATTATTTCATATCAAATTTAGATCTATCTTCTTACAATATATCCTTCAGAACTGGCTAAACTTTGCAGACTAGAACTTCTAGACCCAATTTGAATATCTGGTTTTGTTTTTGTCTTGTTAAAGCTTTCAGTTCTTTGCATTTGTGAATAATTGTTTGGATTAAGATTTAAATAACTATAACTCGTGGAAGGTGCCAAACGTAGAGAGGCAAGACTTGTAGGCAGAGTTATACTTCCATATCCTGATGAAGTTCCACCATACGTCGTATACGGGTTTTGATAATTCAAATTGCTCGTGGAGTTTGAGTAAGGAGATTTTCGAAACGACTCACTAGTCTTTGTAGTTTTGTTTAGATAATTTGGTAATCCAACAGGGTTTGTTCCATTAATGCCTAGCAGACCTGAATAGCTATTTTGATTCAAAGGAAACAATCCGGTAATACTCCGCGATCTGTTTCCGAAAATTGAATTTCCATTTGCTGATGCTTGAGCTCTTAATCCTGCAGCTGTTGTTGGTTTCCCTTGAGATCTTTTTCTATATGATGACATTGTTTACAAGACTGATAAAATTATATAGGACACTTGATCAATCGCGGTTTCTTGAAATTAGCACTATGTTAttacatattatatttataacaataaaataatttgaaattatattaaaactcAACGTCGCGATGTTCACGGATTTGGACGATCTAGTTCTAATGACAGCAAGTATTTGACTGACGTAGATTGGGTGGTGGAACTTAAGACATCAGCCAGTTTACTCCAAAGCATCGGTTTGGTATGCTATTTATAAATCACATGCACAAACTTACACTAATATCAAGGTTGTGTGCTttagaataaatatatttgaagcTTCACTTTTAAGACATTTTCTACATTTACCTAAtattgtgaaataaataaatctatTGCGTGAATTCTGCAATACCAATTAACATATTAAATTGCTATATTAAAAGCATTTTATTCatataacaatattttaatctttaatttttcaaataagatGTATGTGTTTatataataattgtattaaaagaatcattaattaaaacaaataaagtaattattaacttagtatatttttctggtttctatataTTCCGTATTATGTAATAAATACTATTTTGatatttcatttattatatTTGTTGTCTTTTTTCTATACATTTAAACGTCTTTACTACCATGATGCaaacaataaataaataccATCCCAGCTACTCTAAATGTCAAAGAGTCACATCGTTCCAAATGTCGATAGAATATTTTTAGCTACTGCCAGGACACGTTCATGATCAACTTTTTTTACTTTTATCTTTTGTTACACTACTTCGAATCAGTCTTTAAATATCAATtgtctttaaatattttattattattatttagtttatttaattattatatcaAATTTGCAGGTGTTTAAAGAATCGATATTTTACTAATGTTAATCATCGTGTTATACTACTCTCTCCTATgaagaatatttaatatatacttCAGTCATGATATAAATATTAAGTTAAAGTGAATCTGTAAAATTATGGCGTTACATAGTACTTTTATCTGTACATTTGGCTTTAATACATGGTCTGATGGGATATAGGAGGATAAGAAATGGAAAACTATTTTTAACAAAGCATGCACGAATAGAGGTTAATCTTCCCAGAGACTAGCCCAAAAATAACACAAAGCGTCTGTGGTTCACTAAATTGCGTTCATATTATAATAGTTACATATTATTATGAACATCTATAAAAATTAGTTTgcatatacaatttttttatagaGATGCGCGATAAAAGtatcaaatatattttaaattattacagAGAGATAATTGTACAGTAAAAAGCTCtgctttttaatttataattactaGTATCATTCTCTTTGTACATAAGTTACGCGTTTCAAAACTCGCAAGAATTATTTACAATTACTAGAagtaattaaaaacaaaattaaattacttaCCTCATTGTGGTTGATTTTGGAGTCATCACAGTCACCACCAGCGGTTAAGTCTTGCTTTTCAGGATCAATTTCCTGTAAAACGATCAGTTACAATTATTATTAGTAAATCGTTTTTAGTGTTACAAtgcaatttcaaaaattaaactgAAAAATCGAATTCAGATGTATAATTTATCGTCctttttgttttaaaaataagatttataaaataaattgcgattatttcattttatttgaataataacTGTTACTAACGTCCATATCGACGTGGACAACGCCTGTAGACCGTCTCTTAGGCCTTCGCCTCCTTTGTATAACAGCCTGTGTAGCTTGTGCATTTCTACTGTCATTCTCCTTATCTTGGTCTAGAACAAATCAGTAGAAGCAAAACAAAAACTTTTATTCAGAAATTTCAGACGAATAAAATATCTATTGCATATTGGTATACCTTTATCTTCAGGTTGTTTTAACGATCGTCTAAGTGGTAATGTTACGGTTGTTTCTGCACTGCTTGTTGCAGTAGTTTCAACTGGGGCTGACGACGGTCTGGGTACACTCGTACCTGCAGAAGGTCTTCTCATATATGCTGTGGtagtgtctggattaggtagtgTTGGAGTTTTGTTATTAGCATCTTCTAACTGGAACTAAACAGTTCAGTTCCTTTTTAAATTTCTTATATTAATACTATATTACAAAATATCTAATATATTCGTCATATATAAGTAAAGTTAATACAAAAATGTTGTTTATAACTGCATGTATGCATTTGAAAATTACGCGGATCACAAACCTTGCTTCCATTATCTACTTTCAACCTCCAAGAAGGCCGCCTCTCGGGCAAATTAAGTTCTTCGGATGGTTTATTTGCAGTCACAGTAGTAGGTGTTGCTGTTGTTATTGTAGCTGTAATCGAGGCTGTATTGCTGGTAGTGGTTGTAGGCtgggttatttaaaaaaaaattatgaataaatatttataaagcttTCGTTATTGCTATTAAACAGTTTAGCAATATTTTACGAATATttctaatataaaaattaaaacataCATAATTATAACTTGTATGCCATGATTATTATTTTGGttaataaaattgcaattattaaattatttaatctaaTTATACATTAGAAGTGAAAAAGCACCATATGAAAAAATTTACCTGCGTAGATGATACTGTAGTAggaatttcattattttgttGCTTCTTTTTAACCAGTTGTTCTGCACTTTTGATTTCATCTAAAGTCACACCCTGAGTTGAACGCCGAGTTTCTCTTACTCTCTTTGCATGTGCTTTTCGTTGTGTTTCACTTTCTTCATCGCGAACTGGAGGAACAAAGGACCTAAACAAAAATTACACGTTTGATGTTAATTACTGTAATATACAATATATATAAAAGtcttttgtaaaatataataaaatttgaaaaagcaTTAAACATTATCATAAACACAATCCATAAGCAGTATTTACAAATATCACATGAAACAATTATGCTTTCAAGttacaattaaataaaaaacgatTTTGTCTTGTTTTGGATCACTCGCATTTGTAGATTATTATTACAGTCATagagtaatattaaaaaataaacatactgcttaaatttgaataaacatatacacgaataaataatatatattttgcaatatttaaaaCATGCTGAGACACTTCATGTTTTTataacattagaggataacttgcTAATATGCATATATCATTTTGATCTTTTTTTTGTTATCCACATCAATTCCGTCCATTTGGAAGTATCATACATCCTGTATTAACACCAGGAAGTCTGCTGTAGTAAGTTTCACAAAAATCATTGCAAACGTGAGGCTACTTAATTCATTGAAAAAATCAAATTGTATACTTTAGTGGCAGCACTTTTTAATtagaaacattatttttacTAGCAAAGACAAGGCAGTGGTTATTGGGGAAAGTAATATTTGAGGATAATGTATGCaactgaaataaataataacaCTGCAAAGCAACTTTCCATGCCACTGCCAATAACTTAATATTGTGTGTATAAATATCATAGAATATGCAAAATCACACGTTTCAAGAGAATCTTCCCAGGTCAAGCGTTAAGTACCCACTTGAAGAAAGTCTTGAGGATATTTCCTGGACTTAGCTTGCTCCCTCCTGGTGTAGTGGGAGTTCCAGGAACTGCTACTGAATTGTTTGCACTCGATAGTACTGTGGTTGTAGCTTCCACTGGTTGAACGCTACCCAGCCATATTAACAACATCGCACGATGCAAATATGAGTATATAAGCTTCAATTTTAAAAGCATTCTAACATATGCTAAATTATGATTTTCAAATTAACTGAACTTTAAAAGGCCTATATATGCATTTTCCTCAGTTTTTCAAATTTCTGCATTATCTTCTCAACTGTGTGACTTGTTATAGGAAATTCATATTTACAAGAGACTTCTATACTGTATTTAATAACTGTAGAACGATACCGCAAACGCGTCAATTTATTATAtccttaaataaaatttatctttTTCTGTTCTTTTGATATTTACCTGCGAACTTGATTGACTGGAATAGGACTTGTTGTTGTAGTTGTTGTTGTGGCAGTTGTAGTAGCTGTAGCTGTAGTAGTTGGCAGTGTGCTTGACACTATTGTTTTAGATGTAGATGTTGGTGAAAGTGTATTGCTTCCCTGTGGCAGTCTTGACAGTTCCAAGTTTAATTTTGCTTCTTTTCTTCTAAAGTCAAAAGAGTGTAGttgttacattatacaaaaatatCAAGATTTTGTTTCAGTCATTTGAATTTCATACAATAAATCAATTCCAATGTTATAAGATTTCAAAAATAAATCGTGTAAGACTAACACTTCATGTTTTGATGTACATAAAAAGTTGTGATTTTATTTAAGCCAAGCAAAAGCAAGGAACGAAGATAAATTAATGATcacaaatgtaaataaatagttCATACATACACACACAAAAATATAGCGAAGCTTTGTTTTTCTTGTAAAATTTTAGTGCGTAGcagcttcttttacacaatacttataaaattattagtaaaataattcattttaaaagCATTAATATATATCACGTATGAAACGTGCGCACCTGTGAGTTTCGCGTAGAGATGCAGAGCGAGTCGTAGTATTGGTGTGAGTAGGAGTAGCTGTGTTGCAGCAATGGAGAGTAGGGCAGGAAAACGCCTTGATGCGAGCTCGTAATGCCAAGTACTGCTCATAGAACCTGCATAACATGCATCATGCCATGCATACCTACACTAATTTTCTATATGCATAAAAGCTTGGAGTTCTACTATGCTGTATTTTTGACGCGAACATATAATTATTCGAATGCGCAATTTTGTGATAAACAGTAATTGCAGTGTAAACATGGTAGAAAAATTAACGAAATTCATACATCGCAATGAATACAACTGCAAAACTTTAATGCTACAAACATTATGcgttaaacatttttttaactCACTTCTCATCTGTTTCAAAACTATGCGTTCTAGTCAATACCACATCAGGTTCTGTATTCAATTTGTTCGACATGGTTGGTGACTTGatatttttatccttctcttcaAGCCCTAAATGTACATAAAaaagataaattaatattcgTGCACGTTTACATATAATACATATACACATCATACAAGTAACTTACTCGTAGACAAAGAATTTGTTGCTTCTGTATTTTGAATCCTATTTCTGAAAGAGCCAGAACGCCGCCAAGATGGTACAACTCCTTCTTCGTTACTATCAGTCTGTTGTTTTGGAGGCATTTGCGGAGCCTAGTAAGATAGACGAAATTGTAAGAGTTTATTCTACATTGGAATGTATTAAtgaatatttacaaaaatattacCTGATTAGGAACTTTACTAACATCAGTAAGAGATGATGAATTAAGTGGGGTTGTTTCTTCTCTATTTGCtctatttttcttttctgtaaaattaaacagaaattaatgtattttataataatttcgaCTTAATACTTCTTTCTAGAAAAGAAGGAAATCAATCGATAATGTACCCTATTCATTTAATGAAAAAAACTTTTTTTTAGTAAACAAaataatacttttattttaatataagaaaataaaaaaagcagATGCATCTTATAATACATGCAATgaagtttaattttaataatataaaaacagTCTTACAGATAAAACTCACCATCATCTGTAAGACATGGAGAGTGGTTTGATTCGTTAGACTTATCAGATTGATTGGAGTAAGTGGAAGAATGTGATTCTGAGCTAGTCTCAGATTCACCTTCACCATCACTCTCTTCCATATCTGTTTCACGTGTCGCTTCTGTCCATGCAGCATTGTTACAAGAAATACAAATTACTGTTAAGGTAAGTAAAATAGTTTTGCGAAACTGAACAGTGGGTAATGTATTTTTCATTGGTCTTTTTTTATCCAGAGTGTTCTAGCGGTATTACTTAAGAATTAATTAGGCGTTGATTAAGAAACTGCTAAACTAGACTCCTATATTGTACTGAACTTTTtagtatatatattttttgtatAGTAATACTTATGGAACATTCTGTACACACGTGTAAACTTAGAAATTCATCACCATTCAGTATTAATATCGAATAAttcataaaaatgtttaaatatggACATGCAAATTAGCAAACACGTTAATGAATAAGGTAAATTAAGAACATACCAACATCACTATTTGTTCCCGTACTAGAGTCTTCTTTATCAGACTGAATTTCTAATTCAACTTTTTTAACTTTATTTGGTGTTTCTTCTTCAAATGTTTCCACAGATTCTTGCATAGTTATAGCATTTTCATTACTTGTTGATACGCTGCAATATAATAATcaatacaataaataaaatacgttTCTTACAAAAAATCATCGATTGTTTATTTTTTACGAACCGTTTCTTTGGTACAGTTGGCtgctttttgttaataatttgcggataatctttcattaaaagttgttgtttttcttttaattcctcCAAGGCTGGCAATATTTCCGCGTCAGCAATATCAAATGCAGTTTGATCCTATCAATATAAAATTGTGAGAGACAATTTTTTTGTGTTTAAagtgtaaaataattttaatcttaCAGCATAGTTCTTAATGTCCATATTACAGAAATTTTCCACTAAAAGTTCACAAGCCTGCAATTGACCCCAATGTGCTGCAGCATGCAAAGGTGTCCAACCATCAAAATCCTGAG
The sequence above is a segment of the Colletes latitarsis isolate SP2378_abdomen chromosome 6, iyColLati1, whole genome shotgun sequence genome. Coding sequences within it:
- the Mbs gene encoding myosin binding subunit isoform X2; the protein is MSVESRSSSALFKRAEQLKRWEQSETNREPAQPRQVARKIKFSADCVFLAACAAGDKEEVVRLLQKGADINTGNVDGLTALHQACINDDLDMVEFLVEKGADINSGDNEGWTPLHATASCGFISIAKYLIEKGCNLAAVNNDGELALDIAESNEMEDMLQQHISKAGIDCDQARSEEERTMLSHARSWRSGAVGKDSIHPKSGATALHVAAAKGYIKVMNILLQARCDVNAQDFDGWTPLHAAAHWGQLQACELLVENFCNMDIKNYADQTAFDIADAEILPALEELKEKQQLLMKDYPQIINKKQPTVPKKRVSTSNENAITMQESVETFEEETPNKVKKVELEIQSDKEDSSTGTNSDVEATRETDMEESDGEGESETSSESHSSTYSNQSDKSNESNHSPCLTDDEKKNRANREETTPLNSSSLTDVSKVPNQAPQMPPKQQTDSNEEGVVPSWRRSGSFRNRIQNTEATNSLSTRLEEKDKNIKSPTMSNKLNTEPDVVLTRTHSFETDEKFYEQYLALRARIKAFSCPTLHCCNTATPTHTNTTTRSASLRETHRRKEAKLNLELSRLPQGSNTLSPTSTSKTIVSSTLPTTTATATTTATTTTTTTSPIPVNQVRSVQPVEATTTVLSSANNSVAVPGTPTTPGGSKLSPGNILKTFFKSFVPPVRDEESETQRKAHAKRVRETRRSTQGVTLDEIKSAEQLVKKKQQNNEIPTTVSSTQPTTTTSNTASITATITTATPTTVTANKPSEELNLPERRPSWRLKVDNGSKFQLEDANNKTPTLPNPDTTTAYMRRPSAGTSVPRPSSAPVETTATSSAETTVTLPLRRSLKQPEDKDQDKENDSRNAQATQAVIQRRRRPKRRSTGVVHVDMDEIDPEKQDLTAGGDCDDSKINHNESGNDRSGRSNRLGSISSLSSEAPSLSVRIKSATSENGELDYKKLYEESQTENERLKEKLRRSDEQLKEARNLLDKAQSAQNKTVLSEAEKRERRAMERKLSEMEEELKVMDQLKCENQRLKDENGALIRVISKLSK
- the Mbs gene encoding myosin binding subunit isoform X6, with amino-acid sequence MSVESRSSSALFKRAEQLKRWEQSETNREPAQPRQVARKIKFSADCVFLAACAAGDKEEVVRLLQKGADINTGNVDGLTALHQACINDDLDMVEFLVEKGADINSGDNEGWTPLHATASCGFISIAKYLIEKGCNLAAVNNDGELALDIAESNEMEDMLQQHISKAGIDCDQARSEEERTMLSHARSWRSGAVGKDSIHPKSGATALHVAAAKGYIKVMNILLQARCDVNAQDFDGWTPLHAAAHWGQLQACELLVENFCNMDIKNYADQTAFDIADAEILPALEELKEKQQLLMKDYPQIINKKQPTVPKKRVSTSNENAITMQESVETFEEETPNKVKKVELEIQSDKEDSSTGTNSDVEATRETDMEESDGEGESETSSESHSSTYSNQSDKSNESNHSPCLTDDEKKNRANREETTPLNSSSLTDVSKVPNQAPQMPPKQQTDSNEEGVVPSWRRSGSFRNRIQNTEATNSLSTRLEEKDKNIKSPTMSNKLNTEPDVVLTRTHSFETDEKFYEQYLALRARIKAFSCPTLHCCNTATPTHTNTTTRSASLRETHRRKEAKLNLELSRLPQGSNTLSPTSTSKTIVSSTLPTTTATATTTATTTTTTTSPIPVNQVRSVQPVEATTTVLSSANNSVAVPGTPTTPGGSKLSPGNILKTFFKSFVPPVRDEESETQRKAHAKRVRETRRSTQGVTLDEIKSAEQLVKKKQQNNEIPTTVSSTQFQLEDANNKTPTLPNPDTTTAYMRRPSAGTSVPRPSSAPVETTATSSAETTVTLPLRRSLKQPEDKDQDKENDSRNAQATQAVIQRRRRPKRRSTGVVHVDMDEIDPEKQDLTAGGDCDDSKINHNESGNDRSGRSNRLGSISSLSSEAPSLSVRIKSATSENGELDYKKLYEESQTENERLKEKLRRSDEQLKEARNLLDKAQSAQNKTVLSEAEKRERRAMERKLSEMEEELKQLQKLKAENERLKAENRALTRVVSKLTNTTK
- the Mbs gene encoding myosin binding subunit isoform X1, which produces MSVESRSSSALFKRAEQLKRWEQSETNREPAQPRQVARKIKFSADCVFLAACAAGDKEEVVRLLQKGADINTGNVDGLTALHQACINDDLDMVEFLVEKGADINSGDNEGWTPLHATASCGFISIAKYLIEKGCNLAAVNNDGELALDIAESNEMEDMLQQHISKAGIDCDQARSEEERTMLSHARSWRSGAVGKDSIHPKSGATALHVAAAKGYIKVMNILLQARCDVNAQDFDGWTPLHAAAHWGQLQACELLVENFCNMDIKNYADQTAFDIADAEILPALEELKEKQQLLMKDYPQIINKKQPTVPKKRVSTSNENAITMQESVETFEEETPNKVKKVELEIQSDKEDSSTGTNSDVEATRETDMEESDGEGESETSSESHSSTYSNQSDKSNESNHSPCLTDDEKKNRANREETTPLNSSSLTDVSKVPNQAPQMPPKQQTDSNEEGVVPSWRRSGSFRNRIQNTEATNSLSTRLEEKDKNIKSPTMSNKLNTEPDVVLTRTHSFETDEKFYEQYLALRARIKAFSCPTLHCCNTATPTHTNTTTRSASLRETHRRKEAKLNLELSRLPQGSNTLSPTSTSKTIVSSTLPTTTATATTTATTTTTTTSPIPVNQVRSVQPVEATTTVLSSANNSVAVPGTPTTPGGSKLSPGNILKTFFKSFVPPVRDEESETQRKAHAKRVRETRRSTQGVTLDEIKSAEQLVKKKQQNNEIPTTVSSTQPTTTTSNTASITATITTATPTTVTANKPSEELNLPERRPSWRLKVDNGSKFQLEDANNKTPTLPNPDTTTAYMRRPSAGTSVPRPSSAPVETTATSSAETTVTLPLRRSLKQPEDKDQDKENDSRNAQATQAVIQRRRRPKRRSTGVVHVDMDEIDPEKQDLTAGGDCDDSKINHNESGNDRSGRSNRLGSISSLSSEAPSLSVRIKSATSENGELDYKKLYEESQTENERLKEKLRRSDEQLKEARNLLDKAQSAQNKTVLSEAEKRERRAMERKLSEMEEELKQLQKLKAENERLKAENRALTRVVSKLTNTTK